A genomic stretch from Plasmodium brasilianum strain Bolivian I chromosome 9, whole genome shotgun sequence includes:
- a CDS encoding nucleic acid binding protein: MDMNFGFGNDAFFEQGNRSTDKEDTEKIKKNESSEIIKKNNEIDEEKELPKELCVPVTIKLLLNKMANNEEFKIHDFQISGIIVFGKVCKIKELASATIFEICDYTGNIEAKYNKDAKNEKVKNHIESIKVNDHIKVVGVVYSPESKTELVQISISYINKVDDWVSYFSYFTSDVIYCYLKLLKLKNIYASNGTINEEKPWSHITLDSYYNHMDDIDTDIIKYLHTTAEKYANQQDIFNNLQKYHSEMNIKKSLTKLIEQYDLAQYEDIISIP; the protein is encoded by the coding sequence ATGGACATGAATTTTGGCTTCGGAAATGACGCATTTTTTGAACAAGGGAACAGATCAACGGATAAAGAAgatacagaaaaaataaagaaaaatgaatcaagtgaaataataaagaaaaataatgaaatagatGAAGAAAAGGAATTGCCAAAAGAATTGTGTGTACCTGTtactataaaattattattaaataaaatggcAAACAATGAAGAATTTAAAATACATGATTTTCAAATTAGTGGAATAATTGTATTTGGAAAAGTTTGTAAAATTAAGGAACTAGCTAGTGCAACCATTTTTGAAATTTGTGATTACACAGGAAATATTgaagcaaaatataataaagatgcaaaaaatgaaaaagtaaaaaatcaTATAGAAAGCATAAAAGTCAATGATCATATTAAAGTAGTTGGAGTAGTATACTCTCCAGAAAGTAAAACCGAACTAGTACAAATAagtatatcatatattaataaagttGATGATTGGGTATcctatttttcttatttcacCTCAGATGTAATATActgttatttaaaattattaaaactaaaaaatatatatgcatctAATGGAACAATTAATGAAGAGAAACCATGGTCTCATATAACATTAGATTCATATTACAATCATATGGATGATATTGACAcagatattataaaatatttacacacAACTGcagaaaaatatgcaaatcagcaagatatttttaataatcttCAAAAATACCATTcagaaatgaatataaagaaatCGTTAACAAAACTTATCGAACAGTACGATTTGGCTCAGTATGAAGATATCATAAGCATACCTTAA
- a CDS encoding hypothetical protein (conserved Plasmodium protein), translating to MNTNIEVNCGKKEKNNSHKQNEHPESVNKFFLPNGAKNNCIVQEKRKTEKIKNANENILTNENENILTNENENILTNENENILTNENENILTNENENILTNENENVLTNENENILTNENENVLTNENENINLLTYENKNKNKLNDENRNIKTILTDENRNIKTILIDENINININILNDANIKKSNAENIQFEKAKRCQEKIKAGGVYKGNFVKWDANKIQCEEKNIPFAEKNTAYSELKVEQRKKEIAYYKKKNRLHAQNKKIKADNINRNNCILKFTDYKSVSFINFLKKIKREKIKAADKIINEEYFEKKEEKKQKKKEDNQKGNKKEIINDCNFSCTQNEDYILGDYHRNTEKLSASKNRCVIDKYNASGGKHSKRKCKKAIMNNFEEHNCLGNGRTEQHYVELNSQDEISINYEYFEEESNKVRNISQKEEKKCFPKDSSTENKIKFFFLIFCNGCLVVILGVSNNICGRMRNRVLKNFDSLTASYNAIAYVTIYLILCIVYFKFGSIKKRHWSYIYPCINNFFLKKKKKKESECKSNQIKNRSDKKKEKEDNYLADSNDREVIKGKKNFLKFFYIHKKRIYEPLLVNEGNEQERRYHNSAWSDDENKCRIVNYDKNPCLSQHGSGSKHQRKYEKPIVEKRNSYPSIPCACPQNKGNGKKMYLRENAEENSPHYCNIEKNKNAKEHSPHYCNIEKNKNTKEHSPHCCNIEKNKNAKEHSPHYCNIEKNKNVKEHSPHYCKNKKNKNASKISNSYSISLKKDISDEEDMRYFNEQNIKGILENYKYHEKGEDIISDKKAKRYKIILAIQNKWKCLGAFKYVVLLALLDIISNTLYFVSQLAIPLTILLLLNQLNFIFSIILSFLILKRKYNIHHAISVVIVLIGFFFFYFPFVYKWTITNVTKQVLVSYFINLNFYINLNQNNWDSNLLDNSFYSCNSPLCAAPFSLFASVLFCIFSIFLTSFGGIVREIFFSEYIREREEKGTKRKKEGKVKKNDEKEEKIEEKKKDKDKEDEIEREVNNRIEEDKRSSRSRNALLIFFKKGRKSTPETNSCAGFELRKSKNKLCQIEDVKYASSLDRNEAKGIIEKKKKKDNYMVCKEHNEIMQNNKCIMNIENVCINRKKEYANLDTNKDNSFINKEEDTCNYANNSNSNSSGLKSNIEKESNTKRFLKDTDEGDNDNDRTIHFRNVSPMISKGTKKEVVQIAVEKDCSYKNNLSRKKEYKKGEDKMSVLLLSFNVSLIQILLLPFIIYFQLLFNKNKEVSYYLYITDSLKCFSGYTMENNENCRYSFVVYFLYILVNALFNLSVSSFYSNYSSAECFLILKSSTPITLVVLYFFKFPFISDTDKYFSFYFLISIIIVFIGVGYFFYQTVLLDKKKKIK from the coding sequence atgaATACAAATATAGAAGTGAATTgtggaaaaaaggaaaagaataaCTCCcataaacaaaatgaacatCCCGAAAGtgttaacaaattttttttacctaatggggcaaaaaataattgcatAGTGCAGGAAAAAcgtaaaacagaaaaaattaaaaatgcaaatgaaaatatactaactaatgaaaatgaaaatatactaactaatgaaaatgaaaatatactaactaatgaaaatgaaaatatactaactaatgaaaatgaaaatatactaactaatgaaaatgaaaatatactaactaatgaaaatgaaaatgtactaactaatgaaaatgaaaatatactaactaatgaaaatgaaaatgtactaactaatgaaaatgaaaatataaatttactaacttatgaaaataaaaataaaaataaactaaatgatgaaaatagaaatataaaaactatACTGACTGatgaaaatagaaatataaaaactatACTGattgatgaaaatataaatataaatataaatatactaaatgatgcaaatataaaaaaatctaatgctgaaaatatacaatttgaaaaagcaaaaaggtgccaggagaaaataaaagcagGAGGAGTGTACAAGGGAAATTTTGTAAAGTGGGACGCAAATAAAATTCAGTGcgaggaaaaaaatatcccCTTTGCGGAAAAAAATACTGCATACAGCGAACTAAAAGTGGAACAacgaaaaaaggaaattgcatattataaaaaaaagaatagatTGCATGctcagaataaaaaaattaaagcagataatattaataggaataattgtattttaaaatttacgGATTACAAAAGTGTTtcattcattaattttttgaaaaaaataaaaagagaaaaaattaaagctgcggataaaattattaacgaAGAAtactttgaaaaaaaagaagaaaagaagcaaaaaaagaaggaagatAACCAAAAGggtaacaaaaaagaaattattaatgaTTGCAATTTTTCCTGTACGCAAAATGAAGATTACATTTTAGGAGATTATCATAGGAATACTGAAAAACTTAGCGCAAGCAAAAATCGATGCGTTATCGACAAATACAACGCAAGTGGGGGTAAGCATTCGAAaagaaaatgcaaaaaagccattatgaataattttgAGGAACATAACTGCCTAGGTAATGGACGAACAGAACAACATTACGTAGAACTAAACAGTCAGGATGAGATAAGTATAAATTATGAGTACTTCGAGGAGGAGAGTAATAAGGTAAGAAATATTTCacagaaagaagaaaaaaagtgttTTCCGAAAGATTCATCCactgaaaataaaataaaatttttttttttaattttttgtaatggTTGTTTAGTTGTTATTCTAGGAgtaagtaataatatatgcgGGAGAATGCGAAATAGggttttgaaaaattttgataGTCTAACTGCTTCCTACAATGCCATTGCGTATGtaacaatttatttaatcttgtgtattgtttattttaaatttggAAGCATAAAGAAAAGACATTGGTCTTATATATACCCGTgcataaataatttctttttaaaaaaaaagaaaaaaaaagaaagtgaATGTAAAAGTAATCAAATAAAGAATAGgagtgataaaaaaaaagagaaagaggACAACTATTTAGCTGACTCAAATGATAGAGAAGTaataaagggaaaaaaaaattttttgaaatttttctatattcacaaaaaaagaatatatgaaCCTTTATTGGTGAACGAGGGTAATGAACAGGAGCGACGGTATCATAACAGTGCATGGAgtgatgatgaaaataagTGCAGAATAGTAAATTATGATAAGAACCCCTGTTTGAGTCAGCATGGGAGTGGAAGTAAACATCAAAGGAAATATGAAAAGCCCATAGTGGAGAAAAGAAATTCATATCCAAGCATCCCATGTGCGTGTCCTCAAAATAAGggaaatgggaaaaaaatgtatttaaggGAAAATGCAGAAGAAAATAGTCCACATTATTGTAATattgagaaaaataaaaatgcaaaagaACATAGTCCACATTATTGTAATattgagaaaaataaaaatacaaaagaaCATAGTCCACATTGTTGTAATattgagaaaaataaaaatgcaaaagaACATAGTCCACATTATTGTAATattgagaaaaataaaaatgtaaaagaaCATAGTCCacattattgtaaaaataagaaaaataaaaatgcaagTAAAATTAGTAACTCATATAGCATTAGTTTGAAGAAAGACATATCAGATGAAGAAGATATGCGATATTTTAACGAACAAAACATAAAGGGCattttagaaaattataaatatcatGAAAAAGGTGAGGACATTATTTCTGATAAAAAAGCGAAAAGGTACAAAATCATTTTGgctatacaaaataaatggaaaTGTTTAGGGGCCTTTAAGTATGTTGTGTTACTGGCTCTATTAGATATAATATCCAATACTCTGTATTTTGTATCCCAGCTAGCAATTCCATTAactatattactattacttaATCagctaaattttattttttccattattttatcttttttaattttaaaaaggaaatataatatacatcaTGCTATATCAGTTGTAATTGTGTTGATaggtttcttttttttttatttcccatTCGTATACAAATGGACCATAACAAATGTAACTAAGCAAGTGTTAGTTAGTTATTTTatcaatttaaatttttatataaatcttAATCAAAATAATTGGGACAGCAATCTTCTTGATAATTCCTTTTACTCCTGTAATTCGCCATTATGTGCAGCGCCATTCAGTTTATTCGCTTCAGTTCTCTTTTgcatattttcaattttcttAACATCATTTGGAGGTATAGTCagggaaatatttttttccgaATACATCAGGGAGAGAGAAGAAAAGGGGAcaaagaggaaaaaagaagggaaagtaaaaaaaaatgatgaaaaggaggaaaaaatagaagaaaaaaaaaaagataaagacAAAGAAGACGAAATAGAACGCGAAGTAAACAACAGAATAGAAGAAGACAAAAGAAGCAGTCGCAGTCGAAACGCCTTGCTAatctttttcaaaaaggGCAGAAAAAGCACACCAGAAACCAATTCTTGTGCTGGGTTCGAGTTAAGAAAATCGAAAAATAAGTTGTGCCAAATAGAAGACGTAAAATATGCATCTTCATTGGATAGAAATGAAGCGAAAggaataattgaaaaaaagaaaaagaaagacaACTATATGGTTTGCAAGGAACATAACGAAATTATGCAAAATAATAAGTGTATAATGAATATAGAAAACGTTTGCATAAACCGTAAAAAAGAATACGCTAATCTTGATACAAATAAagataattcttttataaataaagagGAAGATACGTGCAATTATGCCAACAATTCCAATTCCAATTCATCAGGTTTAAAGAgtaatatagaaaaagaaagtaatACTAAGAGATTTCTTAAAGACACTGATGAAGGTGATAATGATAACGATAGGACAATTCATTTTAGAAATGTATCCCCAATGATAAGCAAAGGcacaaaaaaagaagtagTACAAATAGCAGTAGAAAAGGACTGctcttataaaaataatttgagtagaaaaaaagaatataaaaagggAGAAGACAAAATGAGTGTCCTTTTGCTATCATTCAATGTTTCACTTATTCAAATTCTTTTACTACCATTCATTATTTACtttcaattattatttaataaaaataaagaagtgtcttattatttatatatcacGGATAGTCTTAAGTGTTTTTCAGGATATACAatggaaaataatgaaaattgtaGATATTCTTTTGTTGTTTACTTTTTGTATATACTTGTAAAtgctttatttaatttaagcGTTTCCTCCTTTTATAGTAATTATTCATCAGCTgaatgttttttaatattaaaatcatCCACTCCTATTACTTTAGTAGTTCtctacttttttaaatttcccTTTATATCGGATACTGataaatatttctctttttattttcttattagtATAATCATTGTTTTTATAGGCGTAGgttattttttctatcaaACAGTAttattagataaaaaaaaaaaaattaaataa
- a CDS encoding T-complex protein 1 subunit alpha gives MSLSIYGSRESGQDVRTANVTAVQALSNILKSSLGPQGLDKMLVDNIGDVTITNDGATILKQLEVQHPAAKILVNLSELQDQEVGDGTTSVVLLASELLRRGNELIKMDIHPTTVICGYKLAMKESVKYIKEKLSERVTNLGKDVIINIAKTTLSSKFISYESEYFAKMVANAIQSVKIINESGKTKYPVSSVNVIKVHGLSSLDSKLIEGYAIMNGRASQSMPSAIKNAKIAFLDFPLKQYRLHLGVQVNINDPTELEKIRQREKDITKERVNKILESGANVVLTTQGIDDMPLKYFVESGAIAVRRVNKDDLRRIAKLTNGQIRLTLSSIDGTEIFEPSSLGYCDEVYEERVGDWDVMFFKGCKTSKSNTILLRGANDFVLDEMQRSIHDALCSVSRALESNYVVVGGGCVEVALSVYLEDFAKTLGSREQLAIAEFAESLLVIPKILALNASYDSIDLVCKLRAYHTKSQVMNAEDPKDYRWYGLDLVNGKVTNNLKNGVLEAMISKIKSIRFATEATVTILRIDDLIKLSPEERREEQP, from the exons ATGTCTTTAAGCATTTACGGAAGTCGAGAGAGTGGCCAAGATGTAAGAACGGCAAATG TCACAGCTGTTCAAGCACTGtctaatattttgaaatcaAGTTTAGGACCCCAAGGGCTAGATAAGATGTTAGTAGATAACATAGGAGATGTTACTATTACAAATGATGGAGcaacaattttaaaacaacTGGAAGTACAACATCCTGCTGCtaaaattttagtaaatttaTCGGAATTACAAGATCAAGAAGTTGGAGATGGAACAACATCAGTAGTATTGCTAGCATCTGAACTATTAAGGAGGGGaaatgaattaattaaaatggaCATACATCCAACAACTGTTATATGTGGTTATAAATTAGCAATGAAAGAAtcagttaaatatataaaggaaaaattaagtGAAAGAGTAACTAATTTAGGTAAGGATGTAATCATTAATATAGCAAAAACCACGTTGTCttcaaaatttattagtTATGAATCTGAATATTTTGCTAAAATGGTAGCTAATGCTATACAAtctgtaaaaattattaacgaGTCaggtaaaacaaaatatccTGTTTCTTCAGTTAATGTAATAAAAGTACACGGTTTAAGTTCTTTAGATTCAAAATTAATTGAAGGATATGCAATTATGAATGGTAGAGCATCCCAGTCAATGCCATCAGCTattaaaaatgcaaaaattgCATTTTTAGATTTCCCTTTAAAACAATATAGATTACATCTAGGTGTTCaggtaaatataaatgatccCACCGAATTAGAAAAGATAAGACAAAGGGAAAAGGATATAACAAAAGAAAGagtaaacaaaattttagaGTCAGGAGCAAATGTCGTATTAACAACTCAAGGTATAGATGATATGCctctaaaatattttgtagaATCAGGTGCAATAGCAGTTAGAAGAGTAAACAAAGATGATTTAAGAAGAATAGCAAAATTAACGAATGGTCAAATACGTTTAACTCTATCATCTATAGATGGAACAGAAATATTTGAACCATCATCTTTAGGGTATTGTGATGAAGTATATGAAGAGAGGGTAGGCGACTGGGAtgtaatgttttttaaagGATGTAAAACATCGAAATCAAATACTATATTGTTAAGAGGAGCAAACGATTTTGTTTTAGACGAAATGCAAAGATCTATACATGATGCATTATGTTCAGTCAGTAGAGCATTAGAAAGTAATTATGTAGTAGTAGGTGGAGGTTGTGTTGAAGTAGCTTTATCTGTATATCTTGAAGATTTTGCAAAAACATTAGGTTCAAGAGAACAGCTAGCTATAGCAGAATTTGCAGAATCCTTATTAGTAATACCAAAAATATTAGCTCTAAATGCATCATATGATTCAATAGACTTAGTTTGTAAATTACGTGCATATCATACGAAATCTCAAGTTATGAATGCAGAAGATCCAAAGGATTATAGATGGTATGGCTTAGATTTAGTTAATGGGAAAGttacaaataatttaaaaaatggagTGTTGGAGGCAATGAtcagtaaaataaaatcaatCCGCTTTGCCACAGAAGCAACCGTTACTATCTTAAGAATTGATGATCTCATTAAATTGTCGCCTGAGGAGCGTAGGGAAGAGCAGCCATGA